TGGACTATTTACGTGCGCAAGGGGTGGATGTGCCCATCAACTATAACAAAGACGATTTCTCCAAAGTCATCAAAGAACCGATTGATGTGGCATTTGACAGTTTAGGCGGTGAAAATTTCAGAAAAAGCTACAAACTCCTCAATCGCGGCGGACGCATCGTAGGCTACGGCGCCTCTTCGATGACGGATGCCAACAACATTCTGTCAAAAGCAAAGATTGGTATGGCTTTCGGATTGTATCATCCCGCGCAATTGCTGATGGAAAGCCGCTCCATGATTGGTGTCAATATGCTGCGCATCGCAGATTACAAACCTGATACGCTGAAACATTGCATGGACAGTGTGATCCGGTTGCTGCACGAAGACAAGATTGCCCCGGTGGTTGGCAAGATGTATGCTGCCAAAGATATTGCTCAGGCACATGATGATATGGAAAACCGCAAAACCACCGGCAAGATTGGTATTGTCTGGTAATACTGTTGTTATTTTTATATGTAAAAAATAACCAAAAACCATTTTTTGATATACAAGGAAAGTTGCTGCCACCCCAAGCCGGTAGCAAATTGCTGATAAAATGAACCCGAATGCTGATAGCCACGCTTCGTTCGTTTTACAGCTATTGCTGTGTATATCAAAAGCCGGATACAAGAAAGCCGGTTGTTTGTTTCTAATCTTATTTGTTAGTAGATTAGCAGAATTGACATAATATGTCTTCCGCTAAAACTATACATACACAATCCATAAAACAATGGGCCGCTGAACTGGGCTTTTCCCATTGCGGCATCGCAAAAGCGGAATTTCTCGAAGAGGAGGCTCCCAAACTGGAAGCTTGGCTGAAACATCATTACCAAGGCGAAATGCGTTATATGGAAAACCATTTCGACATGCGCCTCGACCCGCGTAAACTGGTGGATGGTGCAAGGTCTGTTATCTCGCTGACATATAATTATTACACCGAACAAAAACAAATCCGTAACGGAGTTTCTCCGCAGTCCGGCCCTGCTGCCCCGAAAATTTCAACGTATGCCTACGGGGAGGACTATCACCATGTAGTGAAAGAAAGGCTTAAGGTATTGTTGCAAAAGATAATGGAAACAACGGTCAATGTCAACGGGCGTGTATTTGTTGACTCCGCGCCTGTTTTAGAACGTGCCTGGGCAGTGAAAAGCGGATTGGGATGGATTGGAAAACATTCGCTTCTGATCAACAAACAACAGGGGTCTTTTTTCTTTTTAGCGGAAATCATACTTGATCTGGAGCTGGATTACGACACCTCCTTACCCACCGACCATTGCGGCACCTGCACCGCCTGCATGGATGCCTGTCCCACCCATGCCATTGTTACCAACCAGGTGGTAGACGGCAGTAAATGTATTTCGTACCTGACGATTGAACTGAAAGAAGCTATCCCTGTAGAATTTAAAGGCAAAATGGACAACTGGATGTTCGGCTGTGATATCTGCCAGACGGTATGCCCCTGGAACCGGTTTTCCAAACCTCATCAGGAGCCGAAGTTTGAGCCGGATGCGCGCTTACTCACCATGACACGACGAGAGTGGCAGGAAATAACGGAAGATGTTTTTAAGGATTTATTTAAAAAATCAGCGGTGAAACGAACCGGCTATGAAGGATTGAAGCGTAATATGTTATTTTTAGGGAAATAGTTGGATGGCGGTCAACAGTTTAAGTTAGAGAATTTTTCTCTTTTTATAACTGTCTGACTTTTAGGGACACTTACAGCGGTAAAAAACAGTCAAGGAGGTAGTGAGTACAAAAAAACAGAACTTTTGCCAGAATTTAATGTAATTTTATAATCAATTGATTTGCAATACACTTATCGTATTGTAAAAAAGTATAACTTAGCATGATTGTATTCGTTGTTTTAGTTAGTTTAATTTCAATCCTAGTATACAATATAGGGCTTGTTCACTTCACATACAATGAAGTAAAATGTGTAACAAAATAAAATACAGGTCGCAACTAAATGGAAAAAGAGAAATACTATTATAATCCCAATACCCTTAAATACGAGAAGTATAAACTCAGTATCTGGCAGCGCATTCTGCGTATTACCGGATTTTTTACATCTGCATTTTTCTTTGGCTTTTTAGCCATGATACTGGGCTACAGCCTATTTGATACACCAGAAGAAAAATCAAAGAAGTTACAGCTCCGGGAAATGCAGGAGAAATATGAAATCCTGGACAAACGGATTGATGCCTTATCAAAAGTGCTGCAGGATATGGGCGACCGGGATGATAATATTTACCGCATCATTTTCGAGGCAGAACCTTTGCCGGAAAACCTGAGAAGCGGAGGAGTCAACAAGTCAAAGATTTATTCTGAACTAAAAAATTTACCAGAAGCGAAAATCATTTCCAATACACTGCAAAAACTGGAACGTATGGAGAAACGCGCCTTTATCCAGTCCAGGTCTTATGATGAGCTGACAAAGATGATAAAAAACAAAGAACAGATGCTGGCGGGAATTCCAGCCATACAGCCTGTTTCCAACAAGGATTTGAAACGCATTGCCTCCGGTTTTGGCTACAGAATCGATCCTATTTACAAAACCCCCAGAATGCATACCGGACTTGATTTTACGGCAGAGATCGGAACTCCCGTATATGCAACCGGAGACGGAGTGGTGGAGATTGCCGGCTCACAGGGTGACGGATACGGGAATAAGGTGGTCATCAACCACGGCTATGGATATGAAACATTATACGGACATAACAGCAGAGTGGTGGTGCGCCCCGGAGAAAAAGTAAAACGCGGACAGACCATTGCACTGGTGGGCAACTCCGGAAAAAGCACAGGACCACACTGCCATTATGAAGTATGGAAAAACGGCACCAAGATTGATCCGGTGAATTATTTCTTTAATGACCTGACCCCGGAACAATATGACCAAATGCTGAAAATTGCGGAACAGAGCAATCAGGCATTTGATTAATGACGACTTTAATAACCTGAAAACTATAAGAGATGCCATACAAAGAAAAACAAATAGAGAAACTCTATTTCACGATAAGTGAAGTGGCAAGGCAGTTTAATGTCGCGACTTCCCTGATTAGATTTTGGGAAACGGAATTTGACATTTTAAAACCAAAGAAAACCAACAAAGGCAACCGCCTGTACACCAAAAAAGACATTGAAAACTTCAGCCTCATCTATCATCTGGTAAAAGAAAAGGGATATACGCTGGATGGGGCGAAAAAGAAACTGAAAGAAGGCGGTGATGTAAAAACGGATAACTACAGCGAAATCGTAACAAGACTGAAAAACATACGGAAATTCATTGAAACGCTGCATAACGAACTATAACCGCACAACGGTTAAAAAACAACAAAATGAATAAATACAACGCTATACAAATTCTATTCCCGCTTTGTTGCGTGTTCCTGATTGTAAGTTGCCACAGAGATAACACCTCCGGTTATACGCTCACCAACCCCTCTCCTTATTTTACCCGTTTGTATTCATTGAATGATGAAGCAATAAGCAGGGGTATTAACTTTAACCTGACTGCGGATGAAGTAAAGAAGACAGAGAAAGCGAAATTATATGAAGCCACAGCAGATCATTTATTCTATGAATATTCCTACCCTGAAGACTCCACAGCCGCTTCCGAGTATGCCAACCTGCAGTACTTCTTTAATGAAAACGGACAACTGGATATCATAACCGTTGATATATTCATGAACGACTCCATTCAGGAAACTCATTTAAAAAATACTTTTATCGATTATTTCAGTCAACGTTACGGCTCATCAGAAACAGACAGTTACAATTACGAGGTCTGGAAGGGAAATTTTGACGACAAGAAACTGGATAAGGAATTTAAATATTCGGTAGCGCTCAAGAAGCTGGAAAATGAATCGGGTATTTCCCTGGAATACATCCGGGAATAAAAACGTATACCCATGTCATCAAATTACAACCATGCTAGAAATCGTACCTGCGGTATGGAATGGACCAACGCAGGGAAAGATTTACATAATGCGTTTGCATATTACGCGTCACGTCTTCGCTCTTCTTTTTCCTGAACACGTATGTAAAATCAACATAAACATTATGCCACGGTTCATAAGTGGCCACAAAGTCGAGATAGAAGGTACGCGCCATAACACCCTGTCCTATACGATTACCAAATTCATTCGGTTTTTTGAGGTCATAATCTTTCAAAATATTACCGCCCCAATTCAGGGAATCATCGTCTTCTCCCCTTTTGCTGTAAACAAAACGCGTGGATAAAAACAGCGGTTGTATGGGCTGGTATTTCACTTCAAAAATAAGTTCTGTGAAGTTGGCTCCCAAAGGATGTGCCAACGGCTGGTTATAATGTGACCAGGAAGTGGTGGTATCGAAGTGTGTATAGGTATATGGACGCACCACATTACCTTCAAACTGTAAATCTAAATGGTCGACACCGAATGCGTCGATGTATTTGATACCGTACTGTGCGGCAAATTTAGTCCCCCACCATCTCCGCGGATGAAAAAGCCCCCATGCCTTGTTTTTGCCGGGTGTATTGAATTCCTTGGCAAAATTCAATTCATCAATCAGCAGCTGACCATACATCTGAACATGCTTCGCAAAATTTACCTTAAAATCAAAGCCAAGAAATGCATTATCCGGAGAGCCCAGCGCCTGCTCAACGGAACGGTAAAATATCAGAGGATTCAGGTATTGCAGTTCAAAGGTGTTTTCCCGTTGAAACATGACAGCTTCAAAAATACCGAGATTGACATTCTTCGTTACGTTAATGCTGAGGTGGTGCATCGCCATATATTTTTTAGTAAGCAACCTGTCACTGCCCCTGGGGTAGAATTTGGTCAGTTCAGCGAAAATATTCTGGTAATTTAACTTCCAGACATTAGTATTCAGTTTTAAGAAAAGGTAGTTGGCACCAAAATCAGAGAGAAACAAGGAACGGATACCATCGCCGATAAAGTTATTATCATACCCGAACTGCATATGAAAATGTTTAGTCGGAGTTATCGTGACATATCCTTTGGATAAGAAATAATCGTAGCCGTCGCTTTTATATTCCTTCCAGTAGCCTGCACCGGGAGGAGTCTGACTCTGACGAATATAATCCTGAACATAATTGGGGAAATTACCCTGTTCGGATGTAAACAAGGCGTAAAAGCCAAAAATATCGTCCACCTGTCCCCTGATTTCAAAACCTTTGGAAGTCAGGTATTTAAATTTCCTGGTTTCATCAGACAGAGAGCCACCCAATCGTATTTGTATGGCCGGATTCACAGACATGGCAAAATGCGGCACTTTAACATGTAATAAATGGGCAGGATGACGGAATAAAAACTTCAATTTCGGGTTGTCGGGCAATTCCGTATGTTCATCGTCAAATTCAAAATTATCCTTATAAATATATTCAATGTTTTTTCTGTCCATTGCTGTCAGGTCGTCAATATCCATATCACTTAAGGAATCCAGGTTATTGATATAATCAATGACCATTTTCCGGTCGTAGGGTTTATTGGAAGTATGGAAGCCTTTTACCAGTCCAGTCTTAATCTCCAGACGGTCTAAATAATGGTTAACATTGGATCCTCTGGGGATAAAGGTACCCTGTGGGAAGGCAGAAAATGATGCAAAAAGAAAACAACAGACTATGAATATTTTTTTCATACACTTACTTTAAATACGGCAATATAAGCCCCGAAATATCGTGGTAAATATAAGTAATTCAGATTTAAAAATAAGATTTACATAATTTTTGATTTATATTTGATAACTGTACACACTTTAAAACAATATCTATGTCCGATCAATCAAAAGTTTCTGTCAACTACCAGATAGCCATCATTGGCGTACTTTTCTTTTTATTTGGTTTCGTCACCTGGCTGAACGGATTGTTAATCCCATTTTTGAAACAAGCCTGTGAGCTGACGGATGTCGTGGCCTATTTAGTCACCTTTGCCTTTTTCATCGCTTACTTTGTGATGGCTTTTCCATCCGGTATG
The genomic region above belongs to Sphingobacteriales bacterium and contains:
- the queG gene encoding tRNA epoxyqueuosine(34) reductase QueG; protein product: MSSAKTIHTQSIKQWAAELGFSHCGIAKAEFLEEEAPKLEAWLKHHYQGEMRYMENHFDMRLDPRKLVDGARSVISLTYNYYTEQKQIRNGVSPQSGPAAPKISTYAYGEDYHHVVKERLKVLLQKIMETTVNVNGRVFVDSAPVLERAWAVKSGLGWIGKHSLLINKQQGSFFFLAEIILDLELDYDTSLPTDHCGTCTACMDACPTHAIVTNQVVDGSKCISYLTIELKEAIPVEFKGKMDNWMFGCDICQTVCPWNRFSKPHQEPKFEPDARLLTMTRREWQEITEDVFKDLFKKSAVKRTGYEGLKRNMLFLGK
- a CDS encoding M23 family metallopeptidase, coding for MEKEKYYYNPNTLKYEKYKLSIWQRILRITGFFTSAFFFGFLAMILGYSLFDTPEEKSKKLQLREMQEKYEILDKRIDALSKVLQDMGDRDDNIYRIIFEAEPLPENLRSGGVNKSKIYSELKNLPEAKIISNTLQKLERMEKRAFIQSRSYDELTKMIKNKEQMLAGIPAIQPVSNKDLKRIASGFGYRIDPIYKTPRMHTGLDFTAEIGTPVYATGDGVVEIAGSQGDGYGNKVVINHGYGYETLYGHNSRVVVRPGEKVKRGQTIALVGNSGKSTGPHCHYEVWKNGTKIDPVNYFFNDLTPEQYDQMLKIAEQSNQAFD
- a CDS encoding MerR family transcriptional regulator, producing MPYKEKQIEKLYFTISEVARQFNVATSLIRFWETEFDILKPKKTNKGNRLYTKKDIENFSLIYHLVKEKGYTLDGAKKKLKEGGDVKTDNYSEIVTRLKNIRKFIETLHNEL